One region of Cydia pomonella isolate Wapato2018A chromosome 25, ilCydPomo1, whole genome shotgun sequence genomic DNA includes:
- the LOC133531270 gene encoding uncharacterized protein LOC133531270: protein MDVNHLHKDELEFELACRGVSDCQTVAAMRKFLRTMLKREASGESSISFKVPIACVENQGSEILGCRSKLATLVTLIREASLSPDWSLIKRIHSRLTHLANRTKLIVPKERDDIESHSALIREIEEARSALDKLSQEASDDEDSIPEHDRAALHRSLGDEAVKILGHLNIDKDTVRDTPKQEQSQPRVEGTSTSAGVELQDKPQPSRSEYPEMNDSHVDLQGNEQGPVLKPALQPPLLQRSSTMDHDFQRRKLVPIKDWGVKFSGRGSVSINAFLERVDELKDARNAGNDDLFRYAIDFFEEEALIWFRANKNSVTNWTELVKLLMDTFQEPNYQDELLEEIKRRTQSRQESVIIYISTMQNMFNRLPEPLTELQKLVILRKNVQPYFQKEICRDSFSTVAELTAVLKVVERTKLTCEKFKEPTQDTYSLERDLAYQGIGEAGQRKQNEVAAIGDKTQSKCWNCRSPGHRFRECSLPRQRLFCYKCGRFGNTIQKCSCNATREGNGQLESMPADQTPRN, encoded by the coding sequence ATGGATGTTAACCATTTACATAAGGATGAGCTGGAATTTGAGTTGGCTTGCCGGGGGGTATCTGATTGTCAAACGGTGGCGGCTATGCGGAAGTTTTTGCGGACGATGTTAAAGCGGGAAGCGTCTGGAGAATCTTCAATTTCGTTCAAGGTCCCTATTGCGTGCGTTGAAAATCAGGGTAGTGAAATATTAGGTTGTAGAAGCAAATTGGCCACGTTGGTCACTTTGATTAGGGAGGCGTCACTCAGTCCAGACTGGTCTTTAATCAAACGGATACACTCCCGGTTGACACACCTAGCAAATCGGACTAAGCTGATTGTACCTAAGGAGCGGGACGACATTGAGAGTCATTCTGCGCTAATCAGAGAGATAGAAGAAGCGAGGTCGGCTTTAGACAAGTTGAGTCAAGAGGCCAGCGATGATGAGGATAGCATCCCCGAACATGACAGAGCCGCGTTGCATAGGTCCTTAGGTGATGAGGCGGTTAAGATATTAGGTCATTTGAATATAGATAAGGATACAGTTAGGGACACACCGAAACAGGAGCAGAGCCAGCCGAGAGTGGAAGGCACGTCGACATCTGCCGGTGTGGAGCTTCAGGACAAGCCTCAACCGAGTAGATCAGAGTATCCAGAGATGAATGATAGCCACGTAGACCTCCAGGGAAACGAACAAGGCCCGGTCCTAAAGCCAGCCTTGCAACCCCCCTTGTTGCAGCGGTCATCCACGATGGATCATGATTTCCAGAGACGAAAATTGGTTCCCATCAAGGATTGGGGGGTTAAGTTTAGTGGAAGAGGGTCGGTTAGCATAAACGCATTTCTTGAGAGGGTCGACGAGCTCAAGGATGCACGTAATGCCGGTAACGACGATTTGTTCCGCTACGCTATAGACTTCTTCGAGGAGGAAGCTCTTATATGGTTTAGAGCTAATAAGAATTCTGTAACGAATTGGACGGAGTTGGTGAAACTTCTAATGGATACTTTCCAAGAACCGAACTATCAAGATGAACTTCTGGAGGAAATCAAGCGGAGGACCCAGAGTAGGCAGGAGAGCGTCATTATTTACATATCCACCATGCAGAACATGTTTAATCGCTTGCCTGAGCCACTCACAGAGCTACAAAAGTTGGTCATATTGAGGAAAAATGTACAGCCTTATTTTCAGAAGGAAATATGCCGGGATTCTTTCAGTACGGTGGCAGAGTTGACAGCAGTTCTAAAGGTTGTCGAGCGTACTAAACTAACTTGTGAGAAATTCAAAGAACCAACACAAGATACTTATTCGTTAGAGCGGGATCTCGCATATCAGGGTATAGGAGAGGCTGGGCAACGTAAGCAGAATGAAGTTGCAGCCATTGGGGACAAGACGCAGTCTAAATGCTGGAATTGTAGGAGTCCAGGGCACCGGTTTAGAGAATGCAGTCTACCAAGGCAAAGACTTTTTTGCTATAAATGTGGGCGCTTTGGGAATACAATTCAGAAGTGTTCCTGTAATGCTACAAGGGAGGGAAACGGGCAGTTGGAGTCGATGCCTGCCGATCAGACCCCAAGAAATTAG